A single window of Apodemus sylvaticus chromosome 4, mApoSyl1.1, whole genome shotgun sequence DNA harbors:
- the LOC127682366 gene encoding enhancer of rudimentary homolog — translation MASIPALAAMTPIRLLVQPTQRPEGRTYADYGSVNECMEGICKMYEEHLKRLNPLSQSITYGVSQLFEFIDRLVDLSCLVFREDTQTYKPHSREWVKERIYMLLSQQAQRDASE, via the coding sequence ATGGCCAGCATCCCGGCTCTTGCGGCAATGACTCCCATCAGGTTGCTGGTGCAGCCAACGCAGAGGCCAGAGGGCCGCACCTATGCAGACTACGGGTCCGTGAACGAATGCATGGAAGGCATCTGTAAGATGTACGAGGAGCACCTGAAGAGGTTGAACCCCCTCAGCCAGTCCATCACCTATGGCGTCAGCCAGCTGTTCGAGTTCATCGACCGTCTGGTCGACCTCAGCTGCCTGGTGTTCCGTGAAGACACCCAGACGTACAAGCCTCACAGCCGAGAGTGGGTCAAAGAGAGGATCTATATGCTTCTCAGTCAGCAGGCACAGCGAGACGCCTCAGAGTGA